One Sodalinema gerasimenkoae IPPAS B-353 DNA segment encodes these proteins:
- a CDS encoding cytochrome c biogenesis protein CcdA translates to MTPLYHLQQIADHWVTDQLNHLSLLTLFVVWAAGLLTSLTPCTLSMLPITLGYIGGYESNGPGQGARQSLWFSLGLATTLAGLGLGAALLGRVYGQIGKGLPIFVAAIAILMGLNLLEALPLRLPSFDGMGWISERWPHGVRSYLLGVTFGLVASPCSTPVLATLLAWVSSTGQPLLGSSLLLAYTIGYVAPLILAGTFAASLEKLLSLRRWSSWITPASGALLVGFGVFTLVFRFLPTV, encoded by the coding sequence ATGACCCCCCTCTACCATCTACAACAGATTGCAGACCATTGGGTCACCGACCAACTTAACCATCTCAGTCTGCTGACCTTGTTTGTGGTCTGGGCTGCTGGACTCCTAACCAGTCTCACCCCTTGTACCCTCTCGATGCTGCCCATTACCCTGGGCTATATTGGCGGCTACGAGTCCAACGGTCCCGGACAGGGGGCCCGTCAATCTCTCTGGTTCTCCCTGGGGTTGGCCACCACTCTGGCGGGGTTAGGCTTGGGGGCGGCCCTGTTGGGACGAGTCTATGGGCAAATCGGCAAAGGCCTGCCGATTTTCGTGGCGGCGATCGCCATCTTAATGGGCCTCAACCTCCTAGAAGCCCTCCCCCTACGCCTACCCTCCTTCGATGGCATGGGTTGGATTTCCGAGCGTTGGCCCCATGGGGTGCGATCGTATCTCTTAGGGGTCACCTTTGGCCTCGTCGCCTCCCCATGCAGTACCCCCGTTCTCGCCACCCTACTCGCTTGGGTCTCCAGTACTGGCCAACCGCTCCTGGGCAGTAGTCTCCTGTTAGCCTATACCATAGGATATGTCGCCCCCCTGATTCTGGCCGGAACCTTTGCCGCCAGTTTAGAGAAATTGTTATCCCTCCGTCGCTGGTCTAGTTGGATTACCCCCGCCAGTGGTGCCTTATTAGTAGGATTTGGCGTGTTTACCCTTGTCTTTCGTTTCCTCCCGACTGTTTAA
- a CDS encoding response regulator — protein sequence MSELDAISAILYSVQNQFSGRLHIHSASPPNEAWNLYYYMGRVIWASGGVHPLRRWRRAIARTCPGLDLTSITFPQGTNDPFWAYNTLCHFHDQQQIDRKQFQKVIVDCIIEVLFDVLQGSQAEVLVGELYEESQLEKPRVVLKGEALLSYAERQWQQWCKADFASYSPNLAPVIANNALLKSSLSDKVYRRLTVLVNSRNTLRDLSVIVKKDLIELTQSLMPRIEKGALQLVRVPDLNEKFTPTRPSGGSITTELRQPSQTTPPKPEKPLIACIDDSLQSCEVLEQILDEGDYRSFFILDPLQAIPELIARKPALIFLDLIMPVVNGYEVCAQIHRVEQLKDTPVVFLTSQDGLVDRVRAKLVKASGFLSKPVDPDTVLDTIERLLKAANSPNNASSSE from the coding sequence ATGTCAGAACTCGATGCCATTAGTGCCATTCTCTACTCAGTTCAAAACCAGTTTAGCGGACGATTGCACATTCATTCTGCTTCCCCGCCCAATGAGGCCTGGAATCTGTATTATTACATGGGTCGCGTGATTTGGGCCTCGGGAGGGGTGCATCCCCTGCGACGCTGGCGACGGGCGATCGCCCGCACCTGTCCGGGTCTGGATTTAACCTCGATTACTTTCCCACAAGGCACGAATGATCCGTTTTGGGCTTATAACACCCTCTGTCACTTTCACGATCAGCAGCAGATCGACCGCAAACAGTTTCAAAAAGTTATTGTTGATTGTATTATCGAAGTTTTATTTGATGTGTTGCAAGGGTCTCAGGCTGAGGTTTTAGTGGGAGAACTCTATGAGGAAAGCCAACTGGAAAAGCCGAGGGTCGTTCTCAAAGGAGAAGCACTCCTAAGTTATGCAGAACGGCAGTGGCAACAGTGGTGTAAAGCCGATTTTGCTAGCTATTCCCCCAATTTGGCGCCGGTGATTGCCAATAATGCTCTCTTGAAATCTTCATTGTCAGATAAAGTTTATCGGCGTTTGACAGTTTTGGTGAACTCTCGCAATACCCTGCGGGATTTATCGGTGATTGTCAAAAAGGATTTGATTGAGTTGACTCAATCTCTGATGCCTCGCATTGAAAAGGGCGCGTTACAGTTGGTGCGAGTTCCGGATCTCAATGAGAAATTTACGCCGACTCGTCCTTCTGGGGGGTCAATCACAACGGAGTTACGGCAACCGAGTCAAACGACTCCCCCGAAACCCGAAAAACCGCTGATTGCCTGTATTGATGATAGTCTCCAAAGTTGTGAGGTTTTAGAACAGATCCTCGACGAAGGGGACTATCGTAGTTTTTTCATTCTCGACCCCCTACAAGCTATTCCTGAATTGATTGCCCGCAAACCGGCGTTAATTTTCCTAGATTTGATTATGCCGGTGGTCAATGGCTATGAAGTCTGCGCCCAGATTCATCGAGTCGAACAGTTGAAAGATACGCCGGTGGTCTTTCTGACGAGTCAGGATGGTTTGGTCGATCGCGTGCGGGCGAAGTTAGTCAAAGCCTCGGGGTTTCTCTCCAAGCCGGTAGACCCAGATACGGTGTTAGACACCATCGAACGCTTGCTGAAGGCGGCTAACTCCCCCAACAATGCCTCCTCTTCAGAGTGA
- a CDS encoding CobW family GTP-binding protein → MQTADHAKTAMEAPKLGLPVTIITGFLGSGKTTLLNHILTNQEGVKTAVLVNEFGEIGIDNELIISGDDDMVELTNGCICCTINDDLLNAVYKVLEREESVDYLVVETTGLADPLPVALTFLGTELRDLTRLDSIITLVDCENFSLDLFNSEAAYGQIAYGDTIILNKIDLVDEADVDALEVRIRDIKKDARILRTNHGSVPLPLLLSVGLFESDRYFEDASGDHDHHDHHDHDHHDHHHHDHDHHDHSHHLENDGFLSVSFQSDRPFSIRKFQYFLDNQLPANIFRAKGILWFEESPDRHIFHLSGKRFSIEDDDWKHEKKTQLVFIGQDLDSDTLLKQLNNCVVTPGSESGKGFKL, encoded by the coding sequence ATGCAAACTGCTGATCACGCTAAAACTGCCATGGAAGCCCCGAAACTAGGGCTTCCAGTGACGATTATCACGGGATTTCTCGGAAGCGGAAAAACCACCCTCCTCAATCATATCCTCACCAATCAAGAGGGAGTTAAAACGGCTGTTCTTGTCAATGAATTTGGCGAAATTGGTATTGACAATGAACTCATCATCTCCGGGGATGATGATATGGTGGAACTGACCAATGGCTGCATTTGTTGCACCATCAATGATGACCTCCTCAATGCGGTCTATAAGGTTTTGGAACGGGAGGAAAGTGTCGATTATCTCGTGGTGGAAACAACGGGATTAGCAGACCCGCTGCCGGTGGCGTTGACGTTTTTAGGGACGGAATTACGGGATTTAACTCGTCTCGATTCTATTATTACCCTCGTCGATTGCGAAAACTTCAGCCTGGACTTGTTTAATAGTGAAGCCGCCTATGGGCAAATTGCCTATGGAGATACTATTATTCTCAACAAAATTGACTTAGTCGATGAGGCGGATGTCGATGCCCTCGAAGTGCGGATTCGCGATATTAAAAAAGATGCCCGGATTCTGCGGACGAATCATGGTTCGGTTCCCCTTCCCTTGTTGTTGAGTGTGGGATTGTTTGAATCCGATCGCTATTTTGAGGATGCGTCAGGAGATCATGACCATCATGACCATCATGACCATGACCACCATGACCACCACCATCACGACCATGACCATCATGACCATTCCCATCACCTAGAGAATGATGGCTTTCTCTCCGTATCTTTTCAGAGCGATCGCCCCTTCAGTATCCGTAAGTTTCAGTATTTTCTCGATAACCAGCTTCCGGCCAACATCTTCCGGGCCAAAGGGATTCTCTGGTTTGAAGAAAGTCCCGATCGCCATATTTTCCACCTCAGCGGCAAACGCTTTAGCATCGAAGATGACGATTGGAAGCATGAGAAGAAAACCCAGTTAGTGTTCATCGGACAGGACCTGGACTCGGACACCCTACTGAAGCAACTCAACAACTGCGTAGTCACCCCCGGCAGTGAAAGTGGTAAAGGGTTTAAGCTATAA
- the cobS gene encoding adenosylcobinamide-GDP ribazoletransferase, with protein sequence MAKRRFSWLNFRFWLRQRNAIAAAIAFYTCLPIPVSWTLEFEGIAKLAPLVGIFLGGLLGLVDWGFGVMGMPVLTRSALIVGFAIALTGGLHLDGAIDTADGLAVPDPQKRLAAMQDSLVGAFGTMAAVMVVLLKTVALSELVDDRAFVLMAAAGWGRWGQVVAIVRYPYLKASGKGAIHKASIESAVALIPGAIALLGLSLLQLWLGGDRWLVGVGMAFGGSAIAILTPAWFNRQLGGHTGDTYGAVVEWTEALLLCLLTALAAASSL encoded by the coding sequence ATGGCAAAGCGACGATTTTCATGGCTTAATTTTAGGTTTTGGCTGCGCCAACGGAATGCGATCGCTGCTGCTATTGCCTTTTATACCTGTTTGCCGATTCCCGTAAGCTGGACGTTGGAGTTTGAGGGCATCGCTAAACTGGCGCCGTTGGTGGGAATTTTCCTCGGTGGACTGCTTGGCCTGGTGGATTGGGGCTTCGGGGTGATGGGAATGCCCGTATTAACACGTAGTGCCCTAATTGTTGGCTTTGCCATCGCCCTGACCGGGGGCTTACATCTCGATGGGGCCATTGATACGGCCGATGGTTTGGCGGTTCCTGATCCTCAGAAGCGTTTAGCGGCGATGCAAGATAGTTTAGTGGGGGCCTTTGGAACCATGGCGGCGGTGATGGTGGTCTTGCTGAAAACCGTGGCCCTGTCGGAGTTGGTGGACGATCGCGCCTTCGTGTTGATGGCGGCGGCCGGTTGGGGCCGCTGGGGACAGGTGGTGGCTATTGTCCGCTATCCCTATCTCAAAGCCAGTGGGAAGGGGGCCATTCATAAGGCCTCCATTGAATCGGCCGTGGCCTTAATTCCCGGGGCGATCGCCCTGTTGGGGTTGAGTCTGCTGCAACTCTGGCTGGGGGGCGATCGCTGGCTGGTGGGGGTGGGGATGGCCTTTGGCGGCAGTGCGATCGCCATTCTCACCCCAGCCTGGTTCAATCGTCAGCTTGGGGGACATACCGGAGACACCTACGGGGCGGTGGTGGAATGGACGGAAGCCCTACTTTTGTGTTTACTCACGGCCCTAGCCGCTGCCAGTTCACTCTGA
- a CDS encoding cytochrome c biogenesis protein yields the protein MTQIAPASPLRWFRRQILPMLANLRLAILLLLLIAAISGIGTVIEQHESLDFYQANYPEDPALLGFLSWKVILVLGFNDVYKTWWFLSLLVLFGSSLAACTFTRQLPALKAARNWKFYHQPRQFKKLALAGTLPISRENASAASPSLDELQHSLEQRRYQVFRDGDSLYARKGLIGRIAPIVVHGSMLLILGGAIVGSVTGVVAQEMIPSGETVKVTNFVEAGDWSSPDRFRGWSLKVNRFWIDYTPSGAIDQFYSDLSVVDETGQERDRKTIYVNEPLRYNGVVFYQTDWSIANVNIRLNNSPVFELPMEPLDTGGNGRIWGTWIPTKPDLSEGVSLLARDLQGTALIYNNSGELVSSLRVGNAIDVNGVTLSLLEITGATGLQIKSDPGIPLVYLGFALLMLSTALSYASHSQIWVLQEENTLYLGGRTNRAQVSFEREFLEWVAQIDPKISEGAIASSVGV from the coding sequence ATGACTCAGATTGCACCCGCCTCTCCCCTACGTTGGTTTCGTCGTCAGATTTTACCCATGTTGGCGAATCTGCGCCTAGCCATTCTGCTGTTGCTGCTTATCGCCGCCATCAGTGGGATCGGAACGGTCATTGAACAGCATGAGTCTCTGGACTTTTATCAAGCCAACTATCCTGAAGATCCGGCCCTGTTAGGGTTTCTCTCCTGGAAGGTCATTCTGGTGTTAGGGTTTAATGATGTCTACAAAACTTGGTGGTTTTTATCCCTGCTGGTTCTCTTTGGGTCTAGTTTGGCCGCCTGCACCTTCACTCGCCAACTTCCCGCCCTCAAAGCCGCCCGCAATTGGAAGTTCTATCACCAACCCCGTCAGTTTAAAAAACTAGCCCTCGCCGGAACCTTACCCATCTCACGGGAGAACGCGTCAGCGGCCAGTCCCAGCTTAGATGAACTTCAGCATAGCTTGGAACAACGCCGCTATCAGGTCTTCCGGGATGGGGACAGTCTCTATGCTCGCAAGGGCCTCATCGGACGGATTGCCCCGATTGTGGTTCATGGGAGTATGCTCCTGATTCTCGGGGGTGCCATTGTTGGGTCTGTGACGGGGGTGGTGGCCCAGGAGATGATTCCCAGTGGAGAAACAGTGAAGGTGACCAACTTTGTCGAAGCCGGGGATTGGTCTTCTCCCGATCGCTTTCGCGGTTGGTCTCTGAAAGTGAATCGGTTTTGGATTGACTATACTCCCAGTGGGGCCATTGATCAGTTTTACTCGGACTTGTCCGTGGTGGATGAGACGGGCCAGGAACGCGATCGCAAAACCATCTATGTCAACGAACCCCTACGCTACAACGGGGTGGTGTTCTATCAAACCGATTGGAGTATTGCCAACGTCAACATTCGCCTCAATAACAGTCCCGTGTTTGAACTGCCCATGGAACCCTTAGATACGGGGGGCAATGGACGCATTTGGGGAACCTGGATTCCCACCAAACCCGACTTGAGTGAAGGGGTGTCCCTCCTGGCCCGGGATTTACAGGGAACCGCCCTCATCTATAACAATAGTGGGGAACTGGTTTCCTCGCTGCGGGTGGGGAATGCGATCGACGTCAACGGTGTCACCCTCTCGTTATTGGAGATTACGGGGGCCACAGGCTTACAGATTAAGTCAGATCCCGGCATTCCCTTAGTCTATCTCGGCTTCGCCCTGTTGATGCTCAGTACTGCCCTCAGCTATGCCTCCCATTCCCAAATTTGGGTGCTGCAAGAGGAGAACACCCTCTATCTAGGAGGACGGACGAATCGGGCCCAGGTGAGTTTTGAACGGGAGTTTTTGGAGTGGGTGGCCCAGATAGACCCCAAAATCTCGGAAGGGGCGATCGCCTCCTCGGTTGGGGTTTAA
- the dtd gene encoding D-aminoacyl-tRNA deacylase, whose translation MRVIIQRVSSSQVRVGDRQIGKIGRGLNLLVGIAETDTEAEVDWMVRKCLNLRLFPPKDNASGRWEHSVEDIQGEILVISQFTLYGDCRKGRRPSFDASAPPAAAEVLYDQFVEKLRQSGLTIQTGEFGAMMQVSIENDGPVTLILER comes from the coding sequence ATGCGGGTCATTATTCAGCGGGTCAGTTCATCTCAAGTGAGGGTGGGCGATCGCCAAATCGGCAAAATTGGACGAGGCTTAAACCTCCTCGTAGGCATTGCTGAGACGGACACAGAGGCTGAGGTGGACTGGATGGTTCGCAAATGTCTCAACTTAAGACTCTTTCCCCCCAAAGATAACGCCAGTGGCCGCTGGGAACACTCCGTTGAGGACATTCAGGGGGAGATTCTCGTGATTAGCCAATTCACCCTCTATGGGGATTGTCGCAAAGGTCGCCGTCCCTCCTTCGATGCGTCGGCCCCTCCCGCCGCCGCTGAAGTTCTCTATGACCAATTTGTGGAGAAACTGCGTCAGAGTGGCTTAACCATCCAAACCGGGGAGTTTGGGGCCATGATGCAGGTGTCCATCGAGAACGACGGTCCCGTAACCCTGATTCTAGAGCGTTAG